Proteins encoded by one window of Shewanella avicenniae:
- a CDS encoding LrgB family protein, producing the protein MNQSTLLALLSLAITVGSYYIAKAMYKRHKTWWLLPSILAPVVVVILVVLLSIPLPTYFEYTHWLVTLLAPATIAFAIPIYRERKLIRQYPLTITCGVIAGVMFGLTSTWLLTKVIPLPDELVHSVLVRSVSTPFALQATSAFGGVPELTALMVMLTGIIGMVIGEPLMKLFKIHTSLGKGVALGASAHGSGTAKATEIGQQEGVVASLTMIFAGIVMVIFAPVFAWMFS; encoded by the coding sequence ATGAATCAGTCAACTTTATTAGCGCTGCTGAGTTTAGCCATTACGGTGGGCAGTTATTACATCGCCAAGGCGATGTATAAACGCCATAAAACCTGGTGGTTATTGCCGAGTATTTTGGCGCCCGTTGTGGTGGTAATTCTGGTGGTGTTGCTGTCGATTCCGCTGCCCACTTACTTTGAATACACCCATTGGTTAGTCACCTTATTAGCGCCAGCGACGATTGCTTTTGCGATTCCGATTTATCGCGAACGCAAGTTAATCCGTCAGTATCCGCTCACCATTACCTGTGGTGTGATTGCGGGGGTGATGTTTGGCTTAACCTCGACGTGGTTGCTGACCAAAGTGATCCCGCTGCCAGATGAGTTAGTACATAGCGTGTTGGTGCGTTCAGTGTCGACCCCATTTGCGTTGCAAGCGACCAGTGCGTTTGGCGGCGTGCCTGAGCTGACCGCATTGATGGTGATGCTGACCGGCATTATCGGCATGGTGATCGGTGAGCCGCTGATGAAGTTATTTAAAATCCACACCTCACTTGGTAAAGGTGTGGCGCTTGGTGCAAGTGCTCACGGTTCTGGGACTGCGAAAGCGACTGAGATTGGTCAACAAGAAGGTGTGGTGGCCAGTTTAACCATGATTTTTGCTGGCATTGTGATGGTGATTTTCGCCCCAGTGTTTGCTTGGATGTTTTCCTAA
- the cydC gene encoding heme ABC transporter ATP-binding protein/permease CydC, producing MKQLMPFLRLFRRQWLMMCIGLLLTVLTLAAGIGLLSLSGWFLSAAAVAGLAGVGMNYFTPAGGVRGLSIARTAGRYGERLMTHEATFRILTDLRQWAWKSLLPLSEANLAGMRSADLLNRLVADIDTLDHLYLRLLTPLTAFAVMLVALFGFIGWFDWQLAALLCGGLLFAWLLLPWVFYRLGKAPGTAVLEGRRQYRIALLAWLAGQAELALFGAATQQRQQLDAVERQWLASQRAMAWVTGLSQAALILFHGMILLLMLWFAADGVGSDAPPGPMMALPVFCALAIFEMMMPLAGAFQHLSACLLAAERVTELTSQQADITFPATSDAHVTQGAISLQQISFGYQLASAQQPVLQQLNLAIAAGSKVALLGKTGCGKSTLLALITRQWQPQQGQILLDGVAVEQFDEASLRAAITVVSQRVALLAGTLRDNMQLATPEKVDDTRLAEVLTQVGLAHLLQGQGLKTWIGEGGRQLSGGEQRRIGVARALLRDAPILLLDEPTEGLDRRTEQEILKLLLNHAQGKTMLMISHRLTGMAQMDCIHLLDGGQIKASGTHTELLASEPAYSALYNKLQ from the coding sequence ATGAAACAGTTAATGCCATTTCTGCGCTTATTCCGCCGTCAGTGGTTGATGATGTGTATCGGCCTGTTGCTTACAGTGTTGACCTTGGCTGCCGGTATCGGCTTGCTATCGCTTTCTGGCTGGTTCCTTTCTGCAGCAGCAGTCGCTGGGCTGGCGGGCGTGGGCATGAACTACTTTACTCCGGCAGGCGGCGTGCGCGGCTTATCTATCGCGCGCACCGCTGGCCGCTATGGCGAGCGCTTGATGACCCACGAAGCCACCTTCCGCATTCTGACTGACCTGCGTCAGTGGGCGTGGAAGTCACTATTGCCGCTAAGTGAAGCTAACCTTGCAGGCATGCGCAGCGCCGATCTGCTGAATCGCTTGGTGGCCGATATTGATACCCTTGATCATCTTTATCTGCGTTTACTCACACCATTGACCGCGTTTGCAGTGATGCTGGTGGCGTTATTTGGCTTTATCGGATGGTTTGATTGGCAGTTGGCCGCACTGCTTTGCGGCGGCTTGTTGTTCGCTTGGTTGTTGCTGCCATGGGTGTTTTATCGCTTAGGCAAAGCGCCGGGTACCGCCGTGTTAGAAGGTCGCCGTCAATACCGGATCGCCTTGTTGGCGTGGTTAGCCGGGCAGGCGGAGCTGGCATTGTTTGGTGCTGCAACGCAGCAGCGACAACAGTTGGATGCAGTTGAACGTCAATGGCTGGCGAGTCAGCGGGCGATGGCGTGGGTGACGGGCTTAAGCCAAGCTGCGTTGATTTTGTTCCACGGTATGATTCTGTTGTTAATGTTGTGGTTTGCGGCCGATGGTGTCGGCAGTGATGCGCCGCCGGGGCCAATGATGGCGCTGCCAGTATTTTGCGCCTTGGCGATCTTTGAAATGATGATGCCGTTAGCGGGGGCATTCCAACATCTTTCCGCTTGTCTATTGGCGGCAGAGAGAGTCACTGAGCTGACTTCACAGCAAGCGGATATTACCTTTCCAGCCACAAGTGATGCTCATGTAACACAAGGGGCAATCAGCCTACAGCAAATTAGCTTTGGCTATCAGCTTGCGTCTGCTCAACAACCGGTGTTACAACAGTTGAACTTAGCGATCGCCGCCGGTAGCAAGGTAGCGTTATTGGGCAAAACTGGCTGTGGTAAATCGACACTGTTAGCGCTGATTACTCGTCAGTGGCAGCCACAACAGGGGCAAATTCTGCTGGATGGCGTGGCCGTTGAACAATTTGATGAAGCCAGCCTAAGAGCGGCTATCACAGTAGTGAGTCAGCGGGTTGCCTTACTTGCCGGAACGCTGCGCGACAATATGCAATTAGCGACCCCAGAGAAAGTGGATGATACACGACTGGCTGAAGTGTTAACCCAAGTGGGCTTGGCTCATCTGCTGCAAGGCCAAGGGCTTAAAACTTGGATTGGTGAAGGTGGACGTCAGTTGTCAGGCGGTGAACAACGGCGTATTGGCGTGGCGCGAGCGTTACTGCGCGATGCACCGATTTTGCTGCTGGATGAACCAACAGAGGGATTGGATCGTCGTACGGAGCAAGAGATCCTTAAACTGCTGCTGAATCATGCGCAGGGCAAAACCATGTTGATGATCAGCCACCGTCTCACCGGCATGGCGCAAATGGATTGTATTCACCTGTTGGATGGCGGCCAGATTAAGGCATCGGGCACACACACTGAGTTGTTGGCCAGTGAGCCCGCTTACAGTGCGCTTTATAACAAGCTGCAGTAG
- a CDS encoding helix-turn-helix domain-containing protein, with the protein MSNDMLTLEEVCALLDKTPSTIKRYARENLLSSVQENNQLLFPAEEVHRYLEFSKKLGR; encoded by the coding sequence ATGAGTAATGATATGTTGACCTTGGAAGAAGTCTGCGCCTTGTTAGACAAGACCCCAAGCACCATCAAGCGCTATGCCCGCGAGAATCTGCTATCGAGTGTGCAGGAAAACAATCAGTTACTGTTTCCTGCGGAAGAGGTGCATCGCTATCTGGAGTTTTCCAAAAAGCTAGGCCGCTGA
- a CDS encoding DEAD/DEAH box helicase yields MSFASLGLSTPILNAITDMGYSNPSPIQAQAIPAVLEGKDVMAAAQTGTGKTAAFGLPMLQLLTGGRRPAAGHIRALILTPTRELAAQIAENIDLFSKNLRLRHAVAFGGVSINPQMLALRRGVDIQVATPGRLLDLYQQNAIKFDQLEMLVLDEADRMLDMGFIHDIKRILALLPRKRQNLLFSATFSDDIRALAKGLVNNPVEVSVTPPNSTAERVSQTLYAVNKDQKSAALIELIQRDDWQQVLVFSRTKHGANRLAKKLDSCGIHAAAIHGNKSQGARTKALADFKAGAVKVLVATDIAARGLDIDQLPQVVNFELPNVAEDYVHRIGRTGRAGASGHAVSLVCDEELKQLSDIENLLRGHIPRQELPGFAPSKPLPETRLRVDGPKKPKKPKKPKVVLDDAVTADKAQAKQPSDKAPQAQNGQKLQRRRPERAGTAKNSNGGNANAKRKPTSNGGQRRQEGAQPQEKNGAARGKPQGQSRQQAGQSQSQDSHTKNARYNSSQPKSAKQPTAQRRGNQPQAKPQR; encoded by the coding sequence ATGAGTTTTGCCTCTCTCGGCTTATCTACCCCAATCCTAAATGCCATCACCGATATGGGTTACAGCAACCCATCGCCCATTCAAGCACAAGCGATTCCAGCGGTATTGGAAGGCAAAGACGTGATGGCCGCTGCACAAACTGGTACAGGTAAAACCGCCGCGTTTGGCTTGCCAATGCTGCAACTGCTGACTGGCGGCCGTCGTCCAGCAGCTGGGCATATTCGCGCACTGATCCTGACGCCAACCCGCGAGTTAGCGGCGCAGATTGCTGAGAACATTGACCTATTCAGTAAAAACCTACGCTTACGCCATGCAGTTGCGTTTGGTGGGGTATCGATTAATCCACAGATGTTGGCGTTGCGACGCGGAGTAGATATTCAAGTGGCCACTCCGGGCCGCCTGTTGGATCTGTACCAACAGAACGCGATTAAATTTGACCAACTGGAGATGTTGGTACTGGATGAAGCTGACCGCATGTTGGATATGGGCTTTATTCACGACATCAAACGTATTCTGGCACTGCTGCCGCGCAAGCGACAAAATCTGCTGTTCAGCGCTACCTTTTCGGACGATATTCGCGCCCTTGCTAAAGGCCTTGTGAATAACCCGGTGGAAGTGTCTGTCACACCACCGAACAGTACCGCAGAGCGCGTCAGCCAAACCTTGTATGCGGTGAATAAAGATCAAAAATCAGCTGCATTGATTGAGCTGATTCAACGCGATGATTGGCAACAAGTCTTAGTGTTCTCGCGCACAAAACACGGCGCCAACCGCTTAGCTAAAAAGCTCGACTCGTGCGGCATTCATGCAGCAGCGATTCATGGCAACAAGAGCCAAGGCGCACGCACCAAAGCACTGGCCGACTTTAAAGCTGGTGCGGTAAAAGTGTTGGTGGCCACCGATATCGCCGCTCGCGGTTTAGACATCGATCAACTGCCGCAAGTGGTTAACTTTGAATTGCCAAACGTGGCAGAAGATTATGTGCACCGCATTGGCCGCACCGGCCGCGCAGGTGCATCTGGCCATGCTGTATCTCTGGTGTGTGATGAAGAGTTAAAGCAGCTAAGCGACATTGAAAACCTGCTGCGTGGCCATATTCCTCGCCAAGAGCTGCCAGGTTTTGCCCCAAGTAAGCCGCTGCCAGAAACCCGTTTGCGTGTTGATGGCCCGAAAAAGCCGAAAAAACCGAAGAAGCCCAAAGTGGTGCTCGATGACGCAGTAACCGCCGACAAAGCACAGGCGAAGCAACCGTCTGATAAAGCACCACAGGCGCAAAATGGACAGAAGCTGCAACGCCGTAGACCAGAACGCGCAGGCACGGCTAAAAACAGCAATGGTGGCAACGCAAACGCGAAACGTAAGCCAACCTCAAACGGTGGCCAGCGCCGACAAGAAGGTGCACAGCCGCAAGAGAAAAATGGTGCCGCACGAGGCAAACCACAAGGGCAATCGCGGCAACAGGCTGGGCAAAGCCAAAGCCAAGACTCACACACTAAAAATGCGCGCTACAACAGCAGCCAGCCTAAAAGTGCTAAGCAGCCAACAGCGCAGCGTCGAGGCAATCAGCCACAAGCAAAACCGCAGCGTTAA
- a CDS encoding DUF3626 domain-containing protein — MVALEFIRQQALSRRDAALALIRNVQQMSAIATPRLNHALLNLGEFGRIAFHFHPDRLDSRGWPVVMGLLNDGVYRTQFETRLSNGKLSPQLGGIRDHWENQQFGDCYVGARNRPKYGALDIGLHQSGPAARFGSCYLLSTPQLMEQCTFCYLDSCREPKERGTLACFEDVFAALFNESFERDTALGCYPMRPAALVEYLCEQLPESISERFSRPMSGDLDHYIEAQYHGELRLERDISHLVVDPCYRGTEIERLMLQLCQRYNIQLCWHQGYRMALALVPNDFRGAQMPALAARVARDGYLTAVDIGVAAESISKQPVNWREFGGQGEVMQQLKLLWHVLVRFGVPS; from the coding sequence ATGGTCGCTCTTGAATTTATTCGGCAGCAAGCGTTATCGCGACGGGACGCAGCATTGGCGTTGATCCGTAACGTGCAGCAGATGTCTGCCATTGCCACGCCGCGCCTAAATCACGCTCTGCTTAACCTCGGCGAGTTTGGTCGTATTGCATTTCACTTTCATCCCGATCGGCTTGATAGCCGTGGCTGGCCGGTGGTTATGGGGCTGCTCAATGACGGCGTCTATCGCACCCAGTTTGAAACCCGCCTCTCGAACGGTAAGTTGTCGCCGCAACTCGGCGGCATTCGCGATCACTGGGAAAACCAACAGTTTGGTGACTGCTACGTTGGCGCACGTAACCGCCCCAAATATGGTGCATTGGATATTGGTCTGCACCAAAGTGGCCCCGCCGCGCGGTTTGGTAGCTGTTATCTGCTATCGACACCGCAACTGATGGAACAATGCACTTTTTGTTACCTCGATTCCTGTCGTGAACCGAAAGAGCGTGGCACCTTAGCCTGTTTTGAAGATGTGTTTGCCGCGTTATTTAACGAAAGCTTCGAACGTGATACTGCCCTCGGCTGTTATCCAATGCGTCCAGCAGCCTTGGTGGAATATCTGTGTGAGCAGTTGCCGGAAAGCATTAGCGAGCGTTTTTCACGGCCAATGAGTGGCGATTTAGATCATTACATTGAGGCGCAATATCACGGTGAATTACGGCTGGAACGCGATATCTCCCATCTGGTGGTTGACCCTTGTTATCGCGGCACTGAAATTGAGCGCTTAATGCTGCAGTTATGCCAGCGTTACAACATCCAACTCTGTTGGCATCAAGGTTATCGCATGGCGTTAGCGTTGGTGCCGAATGATTTTCGTGGTGCGCAGATGCCAGCATTAGCCGCCAGAGTTGCGCGAGATGGCTATCTGACGGCGGTGGATATCGGCGTTGCAGCAGAGTCGATCAGTAAACAGCCGGTGAATTGGCGTGAGTTTGGCGGACAAGGAGAGGTGATGCAGCAACTTAAACTGTTGTGGCATGTGCTGGTGCGTTTTGGTGTGCCGAGTTAA
- a CDS encoding dicarboxylate/amino acid:cation symporter: MKIKKWISSIGVQVVIAMLIGAVVGSLMGADAAIFAPLGTLFISLIKMLVIPLVLVAIVTGSASLGNTPSAGKIGIGTFVFFLSTSAIAVVWALLMGHWFEPGVSVDFSNQATHDLMEITAKQGELPGAVDTIIGMIPTNVFDSLTSGNILQILVFSIFFGIALTKVKGEGAEALQRGLQTVLDALVWMITKVMVIAPLGVFGLMAEAVGTYGFDRLKVVLDLFWVYVAAILVFGFIVYPLLVQLMSSVSAIKFISLMKKPQVMALSTASSMATLPVNMQTVEKDFKVSNATASFVLPLGATINMTGNAIYYGLVAIFFAQMYHIDLSMTAYAAIILTSTLGAVGQAGVPGPTFLVVAVLLSAGIPIDGLPLLFALDRLFDMIRTALNISGDAACAIIMDKYAPKEADKVA, encoded by the coding sequence ATGAAAATCAAAAAGTGGATTAGCAGCATCGGCGTGCAAGTGGTTATTGCCATGCTGATTGGTGCAGTCGTTGGTAGCCTGATGGGCGCTGACGCCGCAATTTTTGCACCGTTAGGTACCTTATTTATCTCATTGATCAAGATGTTAGTTATCCCGCTGGTACTGGTGGCGATTGTCACGGGTTCAGCCAGTCTGGGCAACACACCCTCCGCCGGTAAAATTGGTATTGGCACCTTTGTGTTCTTTTTGTCCACCTCAGCCATTGCCGTTGTCTGGGCATTATTGATGGGTCACTGGTTTGAACCGGGTGTATCGGTCGATTTTAGCAATCAAGCTACACACGATTTGATGGAAATCACTGCTAAACAAGGTGAATTGCCAGGCGCAGTGGATACCATTATCGGCATGATCCCCACCAACGTGTTTGATTCGCTGACTAGCGGTAACATTCTGCAAATTTTGGTGTTCAGCATCTTCTTTGGTATCGCGTTGACCAAGGTGAAAGGTGAGGGGGCTGAAGCGCTGCAACGTGGCTTACAAACGGTATTAGATGCGCTGGTATGGATGATTACCAAAGTAATGGTGATTGCGCCGTTGGGGGTCTTTGGTTTGATGGCTGAAGCGGTAGGAACCTATGGTTTTGACCGTTTGAAAGTGGTGCTGGATCTATTCTGGGTTTACGTCGCGGCTATCTTGGTGTTTGGCTTTATTGTTTATCCGCTGTTGGTGCAGCTGATGTCGTCTGTCTCGGCGATTAAATTTATCAGCTTGATGAAAAAGCCGCAGGTGATGGCCTTGTCGACCGCGTCATCGATGGCGACTCTGCCAGTCAATATGCAAACCGTTGAGAAAGACTTCAAAGTCAGCAACGCCACTGCGTCATTTGTGCTGCCACTAGGTGCCACCATCAACATGACCGGCAACGCAATTTATTACGGTTTGGTGGCAATCTTCTTTGCCCAGATGTACCACATCGATCTGTCGATGACGGCTTATGCGGCAATCATTTTGACCTCGACGCTGGGCGCAGTTGGCCAAGCGGGTGTACCCGGCCCAACCTTCTTGGTGGTGGCGGTATTGCTGTCAGCGGGCATCCCAATTGATGGTTTGCCACTGCTGTTCGCGCTCGACCGTTTGTTTGACATGATCCGCACCGCGCTGAATATCTCAGGTGATGCGGCCTGTGCGATTATCATGGATAAGTACGCGCCGAAAGAGGCCGACAAAGTAGCGTAA
- the cydD gene encoding heme ABC transporter permease/ATP-binding protein CydD, whose amino-acid sequence MDKSLENQLALWLRNQKGACGVYLKLSMMLGVLNGALLVVQAWLLATVLHGVIIEQQARAEFVPHIAAFALLIGLRALVAFSREKVSFEAGLRLRAHIREVVLSKLTRLGPAYINGKPAGAWASIVLEQIEDLQDFYARYLPQMSLAGFIPLIILCCAFPLNWAAGLILLITAPLIPLFMILVGMGAADANRRNFSALQQLSGHFMDRLKALSTLKLFNRAAAEERAIAKASEEFRERTMAVLRLAFLSSAVLEFFAAVSIAVLAVYFGFSYLGELNFGHYGAPISLFTGMFILIMAPEFYQPLRDLGSHYHAKAQAIGAAEALMELLNAPEPLAFGDTPVPQGELTIVAENFSVLSMDGVSLVGPLSFTIQPQQKLALVGPSGAGKTSLLNALLGFLPYEGSLRINGIELKQLDIASWRQRLGWLGQNPQLFHGSIADNLRLGQTDLTDDALWHWLKQARVDDFVHGQPNGLQHTIGEFGAGLSVGQAQRLSLARTLAKQAPLLLLDEPSASLDSQNEQWVLDALWQALTDKSCLMITHRLDQLDRVDEVWVMQQGAIVQQGTLAALSAQPGVFQQMLAELPLQVSLDQVDTLAQDLDESTKTDIEEELNTIETGVNAGGAA is encoded by the coding sequence ATGGATAAATCCCTCGAAAATCAACTGGCTCTGTGGTTACGCAACCAAAAAGGCGCCTGTGGTGTATATCTTAAATTGTCGATGATGTTGGGCGTGCTTAACGGTGCATTACTGGTGGTGCAAGCATGGTTGCTGGCTACTGTGCTGCATGGCGTGATTATTGAACAGCAAGCCCGCGCTGAATTTGTGCCACATATTGCCGCCTTTGCATTGTTGATTGGCTTGCGAGCCTTGGTGGCGTTTAGTCGCGAAAAGGTCAGTTTTGAAGCTGGTTTGCGCTTACGCGCCCACATTCGTGAGGTGGTACTGAGTAAATTGACGCGACTGGGGCCGGCGTATATCAATGGCAAACCGGCAGGCGCTTGGGCCAGCATCGTGTTGGAACAGATTGAAGATCTGCAAGATTTTTACGCCCGTTATCTGCCGCAAATGAGCCTAGCAGGCTTTATTCCGCTGATCATTCTTTGCTGTGCCTTTCCATTAAACTGGGCGGCGGGGCTGATCCTGCTTATTACTGCGCCGTTAATTCCGCTGTTTATGATTTTGGTGGGCATGGGCGCGGCTGATGCGAACCGGCGTAACTTCAGCGCATTACAGCAACTGAGCGGCCATTTTATGGATCGCTTAAAAGCGCTGTCGACTCTAAAACTGTTTAACCGCGCCGCCGCCGAAGAGCGAGCGATTGCCAAGGCGTCAGAAGAGTTTCGCGAACGTACTATGGCGGTGTTGCGCTTGGCCTTTTTAAGTTCGGCGGTACTGGAGTTTTTTGCCGCGGTATCAATTGCAGTACTGGCGGTCTATTTTGGATTTAGCTATCTCGGTGAGCTGAATTTTGGTCATTATGGCGCGCCTATCTCACTGTTTACCGGCATGTTTATCTTGATTATGGCGCCAGAGTTTTATCAACCACTGCGGGATCTGGGTAGTCACTATCATGCTAAAGCGCAAGCGATTGGCGCGGCAGAAGCCTTGATGGAATTGCTCAACGCCCCTGAGCCGTTGGCGTTTGGGGATACTCCAGTGCCGCAAGGCGAACTCACGATTGTTGCCGAAAACTTCAGTGTGTTGAGCATGGATGGGGTGAGCTTAGTTGGGCCGTTATCTTTCACCATTCAGCCGCAGCAAAAGCTGGCATTAGTGGGCCCAAGCGGTGCCGGTAAAACCAGTTTGCTCAATGCGTTATTGGGCTTTTTACCTTATGAAGGCAGCCTTCGTATTAACGGTATAGAGCTTAAACAACTTGATATTGCCAGCTGGCGTCAACGCTTGGGCTGGCTGGGGCAAAACCCGCAGCTGTTTCATGGCAGCATTGCCGACAATCTGCGATTAGGGCAAACAGACCTGACCGATGACGCACTGTGGCATTGGTTAAAGCAGGCACGGGTTGATGATTTTGTGCACGGGCAACCGAACGGTTTACAGCACACTATCGGCGAATTTGGTGCGGGGTTGTCGGTGGGGCAGGCGCAGCGGTTATCTCTGGCGAGAACCTTAGCCAAGCAGGCGCCGTTACTGCTGCTGGATGAGCCAAGTGCCAGTCTCGACAGCCAAAATGAGCAATGGGTGTTAGATGCCTTATGGCAAGCCTTAACCGATAAAAGCTGTTTGATGATCACCCATCGATTGGATCAACTCGATCGGGTTGATGAGGTATGGGTAATGCAGCAAGGCGCAATTGTGCAGCAAGGCACGTTGGCCGCATTGTCGGCGCAGCCGGGGGTATTTCAGCAGATGTTGGCCGAGTTACCACTGCAAGTCTCGTTAGATCAGGTGGATACTCTCGCTCAAGATCTCGACGAGTCGACGAAAACTGATATTGAAGAAGAGCTGAACACAATTGAGACTGGCGTCAATGCAGGAGGTGCAGCATGA